GCGCCGGCGCAGAAGCCCCGCCCCTCGCCGGTCACGACCACCACCCGCACCCCGGGGTCGTCCTCGGCCTGCGCCAGCGCCCAGCGGTACTCGGTGTGCATCCGGCCGGTCCAGGCGTTGAGCCGGTGCGGGCGGTTCAGGGTGACGGTCGCGATGCCGTCGCCCACCTCGTAGCGGACGGCACGGAGGTCCATGAGCGTCGGGCTACAGGTAGAGGCCGGTGCTGGCGTTCTCGCCGAGGCGCACGGAGGCCACGGCGTGGACGTCGCGCTCGCGCAGGATGATGTACTCGTCGCCGCGCACCTCGACCTCGTAGCGGTCCTCGGGGTTGAACAGCACGTGGTCGCCCACCTGCATGGCCCGGGCGTTGGGGCCCATGGCGACCACCTCGGCCCACGCCAGCCGCTTCGACATCTGCGCCGTCGCCGGGATCAGGATGCCGCCCGACGTCCGCCGCTCGCCGTCGGCCGCCGACAGCCTCACCAGGATGCGGTCGTTCAGCATCTTGATCGGCAGCTTCTCGCCGTTGGTGTGCACGCCCTCGGTCACCCGAACGACCGTACCGCCTGGCCACGACACCAGCTACACCACCGAACGCCAGACTCTCGTGGCCCCAGGGCGGCCCTGGCCTTCGCCGTGTGGATCCTCGCGCTGCTCCACCGACCCGAGTCGAGTCGGCACTACTCGACCTACTGACTCACGACGGGCGGACGGTGACTCCCGCAGCGGCGAGGGTCTTCTTCGCGTCGCGGATCGTGTGGTGGCCGAAGTGGAAGATCGAGGCGGCCAGGACGGCGTCGGCGTGGCCGTCGAGGACGCCCTCCACCAGGTGGTCCAACGTCCCGACGCCGCCGCTGGCGATCACCGGCACCGGGACCGAGTCGCTGACGGCCCGGGTCAGGTCGAGGTCGAACCCCACCTTGGTGCCGTCGCGGTCCATCGAGGTGAGCAGGATCTCGCCCGCACCCCGTTCGACCACCTCCTGCGCCCAGTCGACCGCCCGCAGCCCGGCCGGCGTGCGGCCACCGTGCACGTACACCTCGTGGCCCCAGGCGTCGGCCCGCCGGCGGGCGTCGATCGCGACCACCACCGCCTGGCCGCCGAACTCCCGGGCCAGCTCGCTGACCAGATCGGGCCGGTCGACCGCGGCGGTGTTGACCGCCACCTTGTCGGCGCCCACCCGCAGCAGCTGCCGAGCGTCCCCCACCGAGCGGACCCCGCCGCCGATCGTGA
This DNA window, taken from Acidimicrobiales bacterium, encodes the following:
- a CDS encoding co-chaperone GroES; translated protein: MTEGVHTNGEKLPIKMLNDRILVRLSAADGERRTSGGILIPATAQMSKRLAWAEVVAMGPNARAMQVGDHVLFNPEDRYEVEVRGDEYIILRERDVHAVASVRLGENASTGLYL
- the hisF gene encoding imidazole glycerol phosphate synthase subunit HisF translates to RVVNGVNFVGLRDAGDPVELAARYDAEGADELVFLDITASSDGRETIVDLARRTAEQVFIPFTIGGGVRSVGDARQLLRVGADKVAVNTAAVDRPDLVSELAREFGGQAVVVAIDARRRADAWGHEVYVHGGRTPAGLRAVDWAQEVVERGAGEILLTSMDRDGTKVGFDLDLTRAVSDSVPVPVIASGGVGTLDHLVEGVLDGHADAVLAASIFHFGHHTIRDAKKTLAAAGVTVRPS